The genomic DNA GGCGCGGCACGCTGGTCTTCGACGTCATCGAGAAGGGCTCGCACGTGCTCTTCACCATCGTCAACTACATCATGAAGCTGGCCCCCTTCGGTGCCTTCGGCGCCATGGCCTTCACCATCGGCAAGTACGGCATCGGCTCGCTGTTCTCGCTGGGCAAGCTGATGGGCACCTTCTACCTGACGTGCCTGTTGTTCATCTTCGTGATCCTCGGGCTGGTGGCGCGCTTGCACGGATTCAGCATCTGGAAGTTCATCAAGTACATCAAGGAGGAGTTGCTGATCGTGCTGGGCACCTCGTCCTCCGAATCCGTGCTGCCGCGCATGATGGAGAAGATGGAGAACCTGGGGGCGAGGAAGACCTGCGTGGGGCTGGTGATCCCGACGGGCTATTCGTTCAACCTGGACGGCACGTCGATCTACCTGACGATGGCGGCGGTGTTCATCGCGCAGGCGACCAACACGCCGATGACGCTGGTGCAGGAGATCACGCTGCTGGCGGTGCTGGTGCTGACGTCCAAGGGAGCGGCGGGTGTGACGGGCAGCGGCTTCATCGTGCTGGCGGCGACGCTGTCGGCGGTGGGGCACGTGCCGGTGGCGGGGCTGGCGCTGATCCTGGGGATCGACCGGTTCATGTCGGAGGCGCGCGCGCTGACGAACCTGATCGGCAACGGGGTGGCCACGATCGTGGTGGCCAAGTGGACCAACGAACTGGACGAGGCGCGGCTGCAGGCGGGGCTCAACAACGAGAGCTGGATCGAGGCCCAGGAGCCCGAGGAAATCGTCAACGCGAAGACCGCGCACGTGGCACGCTGAGGTCCGCGACACGATCCCGTCATCACGCAGGAGACATCCATTGAACACCGTCCTTTTCATCGCCCGCCTCGCCTCTGCACTGTCGCTGGCCATGCTCGCCGCGCACGTTCCGGCACGGCCGATGCAGCCCGCCACTCAGCCGCAAAGCGCGACCTGCCCCGCCACCGTGCCGGCCGACGCGCACTGCTACAACGGCCGCGACCGCGAGGGCGCGTTCTACTGGATCGCGATCCCTGCGCACTGGGATCGTCACGTGCTGGTCATGCATGCGCACGGCGGCCCCGAAGTCGGCGCGCCGACGCTCGAGCGCGGCGCCGAGGACCTGAAGCGCTGGTCCGTGATGGTGAAGGCCGGTTATGCCTGGGCCGGCTCGACCTACCGGCGCGGCGGCTACGGCATCACCATGTCGGGCGAGGACACCGAACGCCTGCGCCGCCTCTTCGTGCAGCGCTTCGGCCAGCCCGAGCGCACCATCCTGCATGGCCAGAGCTATGGCGGCGGCGTCGCATCCAAGGCGGCCGAAACCTACGGCCCGGTGCCCGGCGAGCGTCCTGCCTACGACGGCGTGCTGCTGACCAGCGGCGTGCTCGGCGGTGGCGGCAATGCCTACGATTTCCGGCTGGACCTGCGCGTGGTCTACCAGTATGTGTGCCACAACCACCCGCGGCCCGACGAGCCGCAGTACCCGCTGTGGCAGGGCCTGCCGCTCGATTCGAAACTCACGCGCGCCGAGCTGGCGGCGCGCGTCAAGGCATGCACCGGCGTCGGGCTGCCGGCCGCGCAGCGCACGCCCGAACAGCAGGCACATCTGAAGACCATCCTGTCGGTGGTGCGCATTCCGGAACGCACGCTGGTCTCGCACCTCAACTGGGCCACCTGGCTGTTCCAGGACCTGACGCAGAAGCGCCTCGGCAACCGCAACCCCTTCGGCAATGCGCACGTGGTCTACAGCGGGTCGAGCGATGACGCCGCGCTCAACGCCGGCGTGCTGCGCTACCAGGCCGATCCGCAGGCCGTCGGCGCCTTGGCAGCGGACAGCCGGCCGAGCGGCCGGCTGCGGCTGCCTGTGCTGACGCTGCATGCGATCCACGACCCGACGGCCTTCGTCGAACTCGAAAGCGCCTACCGCCAGATCGTCGACAGCGCGGGCGCCTCGCAATGGCTGGTGCAGAACTTCGCCGACGAATCCGAGCACAGCTACCTGAGCGATGCCGAATATCCCGCGCTCATGCACGCGCTGCTCGACTGGGTCGAACGCGGCGACCGGCCGACGCCGCAGAAAGTGGCGCAGCTGTGCACGCAGATGGAGCCCACCTTCGGCAAGGGCTGCCACCTGCGGCCCGACTACCACCCTGCGCCGCTCGCGACGCGCGTGCCGGCCGCAGGCCGCGACGACTGAGCGCCGCGCAGACGCCTAACTTGCCACGTCCTCGTTCCACGTCGCCGGGTCGGCCGCCTTGGGCTCGCTCCACAGGCAGGGCCCGCACATGGTGGATCTGTAGACCACCTGACCGGCCTTCGTGCCCGTGACGACGGGCGTGCCGCCGCAGACTTCGCAGGTCTGGGTGTAATCGGGTTCGTAGCGATCGATCGAGGTGATGGGGTCCATGGCGGCGATTGTGAAGGACGCAGTGGTCCGCCACATTACAACAAGCGCGTGTGCCCTGCATGACGCGGGGCACCGCAGCATGCGGCGCGCGGCGCCCTAGCTGCCGGGCCTCGCCTCGAACGAGAAACCGACGCCGTAGACGGAGCGGATCCACTCGTGCCCCGGCGCCGCGGCCGCCAGCTTGCGGCGCAGGTTCTTGACGTGGCTGTCGACCGCGCGCTCGGTCACGTCCAGCGCATCGTCGTAGGCCAGTTCGAGCAGCTGGCCGCGCGAGAAGATGCGCCCGGGGGATTTCGCCAGCGCCTGCAGCAGCCGGAACTCGCTGCGCGTGAGCTGCAGCGTGGCGCCTTCGAGCGCGGCGTGCCAGCGCGTCTCGTCCAGCGCCAGCGCGCCGGCCTGCGCGGCGGTCGCCGCCTCGGCGCCGCCGGCAGCGAAGCGGCGCAGCACCGCGCGCACGCGCGCCACCACCTCGCGCGGCGAGAAGGGCTTGCAGATGTAGTCGTCGGCGCCCAGCTCGAGACCGATCAACCGGTCCACTTCTTCGACCCGCGCCGTCAGCATGATGATCGGATGACTCGAATGCGCGCGGGCCTCGCGCAGCACGGCCAGGCCGTCCAGCTGCGGCAGCATGACGTCGAGCAGGCTCAGGTCCGGCGGCGCGGCCCGCATGCGCTCGAGCGCCGTGCGGCCATCCATCACGTGCTCGGTCTCGAAGCCCGCATGGCGCAGGTAATCCTGCAGCACCGAGGCGATGTCCTGCTCGTCCTCCACGATCAGGATGCGCGTCATGCGTGGCCTCCCAGCGGCAGGACCAGGGTGATGCGCAGCCCGCCCAGCGGCGAGGCCGAGGCTTGGATGCTGCCGCCATGCACCTCCACGATCGTGCGGCAGATCGACAGGCCCAGGCCCGATCCGCCGGAGGCGCGATCGCGCGAGGCCTCGGCACGGAACAGCCGGTCGAACAGCCGGGGCATGTCCTGCGGCGCGGGACAGGGCGCGCTGTCGTCGAAGTGCAGCACCAGCCGGCGCCCGTCCGCGGTCTCGGCCACGCTCGCATCGATGCGCAGGCAGCCGCCCGCATCGGTGTAGCTCAGCGTGTTCTCCAGCAGGTTGCCGAACACCTGATGGAGCTGCCGGCTGTCGCCGTCGACCACCGTCTTCCAGACCGCGCTCGACGGCCCGACGCCGGGCGCCTCGATCGCGATGCCGTGCTGTTCGAAACGCGCGCGCGTGGCGGCCAGCGCTTCGGCCAGCACCGTGAGCGGAAAGACCGGCGCCCGGACCGGTGCCTGATCCTCCGCCTCGTGCATGCTGCTTCGAAGGTCGTCGACCAGCTGTGCGAGACGCATGACCTGCCGGTGCAGGCGCAGGGCGGTCTTGTCGTCGAAGCTGCGCACGCCGTCCTGCAGCGCCTCGATCTCGGCGCGCATCGCGGCCAGCGGCGTGCGCAGCTCGTGCGC from Variovorax sp. PBL-E5 includes the following:
- a CDS encoding dicarboxylate/amino acid:cation symporter, with the protein product MSLSAPPRKPPLYRSLYAQVIAAVIIGVLLGHFYPSVGESMKPLGDAFIKLIKMMIAPIIFCTVVVGIAGMEDMKKVGKTGGLALLYFEVMSTIALIVGLLLVNLLKPGAGMNVDPASIDTKSIAAYTGPGKMQGTVDFLINIIPNTLVDAFAKGEILQVLLIAILFGFALHRFGGRGTLVFDVIEKGSHVLFTIVNYIMKLAPFGAFGAMAFTIGKYGIGSLFSLGKLMGTFYLTCLLFIFVILGLVARLHGFSIWKFIKYIKEELLIVLGTSSSESVLPRMMEKMENLGARKTCVGLVIPTGYSFNLDGTSIYLTMAAVFIAQATNTPMTLVQEITLLAVLVLTSKGAAGVTGSGFIVLAATLSAVGHVPVAGLALILGIDRFMSEARALTNLIGNGVATIVVAKWTNELDEARLQAGLNNESWIEAQEPEEIVNAKTAHVAR
- a CDS encoding response regulator — translated: MTRILIVEDEQDIASVLQDYLRHAGFETEHVMDGRTALERMRAAPPDLSLLDVMLPQLDGLAVLREARAHSSHPIIMLTARVEEVDRLIGLELGADDYICKPFSPREVVARVRAVLRRFAAGGAEAATAAQAGALALDETRWHAALEGATLQLTRSEFRLLQALAKSPGRIFSRGQLLELAYDDALDVTERAVDSHVKNLRRKLAAAAPGHEWIRSVYGVGFSFEARPGS